GTCGCTGACACCGCCCCACTTGGGCGTGCAGCCGCCGCCGTCGGTGATGAAGGCGAGGTTGTAGTTCTTCACGCCGGTCGCGTCGGCGGCGGCGAGCAGGTCGAAGGCCGGGTAGAGGGACGTGTCGACGTACGGGGAGAAGCCGGCGCTCGTCGTCGTTCCGGTGCCGGAGGTCGGGGAGGCGGTGGGGGACGGGGTGGAGGTCGCCGGGGTGGTCGGAGTCGGTTTCGCCGTCGGAGTCGCGGTCGGGGTCGCCGTCGGGGTCGGGGACTCGGTCGGGCGGCCGCTCGGCTGCGGTGTCGCGCCGTCGTCGGCGGAACACTTCGCGCCGTCGATGAGACAGCCGGTCGGGTCGCCGGAGCCGGTGACGACGAAGCCGACCGTCACCGACTCGCCCGCCGCCAGCCCGTCCTTGTCCCACGACGGCGGCGTCACGGTGACGTGCTGCCCGCTCACCGACGACGTGCCGTCCCACAGGGAGTTCAGCTTCGCGCCGGAGGGCAGGTCGAACCGCAGCGTCCAGTCGGCCTTGGTCTGGCCGCTGTCGTTCGTGATGACGTACTGCGCGGTGTAACCCGTCGACCATGCGCTGGTCTTCGTATACACGGCGCCGACCCCGGCGGCGTGCGCCGTGCCGGTGAGCAGGAGCGCTCCGCCACCGACCACGGCCGCGGCCACCACGCCGCCTATCGCCTTGTTCCGACCGCTGACCTTACGCCGGTGCGTGCTGCTCATCGCGTGCCTGCCTTCGCTGCTCACGGGGGGTGGGATGCGGCAGCACGCTAGCGATCCGGAATCGGTCAAATCGCTTGATCCGGACGGGTATTGAGGATCTTAGGGTGCGCTTAAGGAAGGGATCGGGGGCGGTTAAAGGTAGAGACCAATTTGCCGGTCCGGCGCCGGCGTACGCGATGCCCCCGCCGCACCGGGGCGCGCCCGTCCAGCTGTATCCAGATCCGCACTTCCGTGCCGCCCAGCACCGACGAACCGATCCGTACGTCCCCGCCGGTCGACTCCGCGAGCCGGCGCACGATGTCCAGGCCCAGGCCCGTCGAGCCGTCGCTGCCCGAGCCGCGGCCCCGGGCCATCGCCGCCTCCGCGTCGAGGATGCCCGGCCCGGCGTCGGACACCAGCACGATCACGGCGTCCTCGCCGTTGTGCACGTCGACCGCGAACGCGGTGCCCTCCGGGGTGTGCCGGAAGACGTTCCCGAGCAGCGCGTCGAGGGCGGCCGCCAGGTCGGCGCGGGCGACGGGTATGCGCACCGGCCGGTCGGCCCCGGCCACCCGCCACTTGCGGCCCTCGTCCTCTGCCAGCGCCGACCAGAACTCCATCCGCTCGCGCACCACCTCCGCCGCGTCGCACCCGGCGCCTGGCCCCGCCGCCGCGGTCTGCGGCTTCGCCTCCCGCGCCGTACGGATGATCGTGTCGACCTCGCGCTCCAGCTGTGCCACCGCTTCCCGGGTCTGCTCGGCGGCCGGGCCGTCGCCGAGCGAGGCCGCGTTCAACCGCAGCACGGTCAGCGGCGTGCGCAGGCGGTGGGACAGGTCGGCCGCCAGTTCCCGTTCGTTCGCGAGGAGTTGGACGACCTGGTCGGCCATCGAGTTGAACGCGACCGCCGCCAGGCGCAGTTCGGTCGGCCCTTCCTCCGGTACGCGCGCCCCGAGCTGTCCCTCCCCCAGTTCGTGCGCGCCCTCGACCAGGCGCTGCGCGGGCTGCACCATGCGCACACCGAGCCGGTCGGCGACCGCCACCGAGCCGATGACGAGCGCGACGCCGACCGCGGCGAGCACCGCCCAGGCCGTGCCGACACCGTTTGTCACCTCGGACTCGGGCACGTACACCTCGACCACGGCGATCGCGCCCGAGCTGAGCGCAGTGGGCTGGAGCAGCGTCGAACCGCCCGGGACCTCGGCGGTGGAGGCCCGGCCCAGTCTGCGTGTGGTCGCGATGTCCTTGTCGGCGGCGCGTCGGCGACCGATGTCGACCGCCTTCGTGCCGTCGCCCGCCGGGATGTGCACGGCGATCCCGTCGTCCGGTCCCGCCGAGGCGACGACCCGCTCCAGCTCGTCCCGTTCGGTGGTGATGGACAGGGCGGGCGCGATCGCGGCGGCCTCCCGCTCTGCGTTCGAAAAGGCCCGGTCGCGCGCCATCTCCTTGATGACGAGCCCGAGTGGGACCGCGAAGGCGACCACGACCATCGTGGTCACCGCGACGCACACCTTGACCAGTGCCCACCTCATGGCAGCGGCTCCGTCCTCGGTGGTTCGAGCTTCACTCCGACGCCCCGCAGGGTGTGCAGATAGCGGGGCCTCGCCGCCGTCTCGCCCAGCTTCCGTCGCAGCCAGGAGAGATGGACGTCGATGGTCTGGTCGTCCCCGTACGACTGCTGCCACACCTCGGCGAGCAGTTCCCTGCGGGGGACGACGACGCCGGGGCGGCCGGCGAGGAAGGCGAGCAGGTCGAACTCACGGCGGGTCAGTTCGAGCCGCACGCCGTCCAGTTCCGCGTGGCGGCGCAGGGGGTCGATGGCGAGGCCGCCGACGCGGAGGACCGACGGCGGTGCGGTGTCCGCGGCGGCCGCGCGGGAGCGGCGCAGCACCGCCGCGATCCGTGCCGACAGGTGCTCGACCGAGAACGGCTTGGTCAGATAGTCGTCCGCGCCCGCGTTGAGCAGGCGGACGATCTCCGTCTCGTCGTCGCGCGCGGTGGCGATGATCACCGGCACCTCGGTGATGCCGCGCAGCATCTTCAGCGCCTCCGACCCGTCCAGGTCGGGCAGCCCGAGGTCGAGGATCACGACATCGAACGAGAGATGGGCGACCTCGCGCAGCGCCTCAAGTGCGGTGCCGACGCTGCGCACCGTGTGCCCGGCCTCGGTCAGATGCCTGATGAGAGCCGAGCGTACGAACTGGTCGTCCTCCACGACGAGCACACTTGCCATGGGCGGCACCGTACGCCATGCGAGTGAGGCCGACCGGGGCCTGTGGACAACTCCGCGTACAGCAACGGGACAAACGGAACTGTGTGCGACTCCTGAGACACCCATGGGGCGTGTGAGGCAGTATGGCCGGGATGCTCAGAGGACTCGTACACGTACTGGCATGGTCGCTCGCCACGGGCGCGGCGGTCACGCTGTCGTGGTGGGGTGTCCACACGGTGATGGCGGGGACCGCGTACGACCCGCCGCGCGCCCTGCCCATCTCGGCGGGCGGCGCGACGACGCAGGGGACCAAGCCGCTGACGTCGTCGACAGAGCGGCCGGAGCCGTCGAAGAGCCCGGACCACAAGTCCACGCGGAGCCCGGCACCGAGCCCCTCGAAGAAGACCGGCGCGAGCACGGCCCCCGAATCCTCCCCGGCCTCGCCCTCCTCCGCGTCGTCGCCCTCCTCTTCGTCCGGCCGGGTCAGGAGTTACGACACCGACGGCGGGCGGGTCGTCTTCGACCTCGGGAAGACGTCCGCGACCTTGGTGACCGCCACGCCGGGCCCTGGCTGGTCGATGCAGGTGTGGAAGACGGAGACGTGGATCCGCGTGGAGTTCAGTTCGGGCGCCGACCGGGTGTCGGTCTTCTGCGCCTGGCACGACGGCCCGCCCCATGTGGACATCGGGAACTACTAGGCGAACCACCGGTCATGGGGCGGTAGGAGCCGTCGGCTGTTTCGGCTCAGCGGAACACCGAGGGCGGTGGTGCCGGTGACGCCACCGCCGCCGCGTCCGTGACCGCCGCCGCGCCGCCCGTGTAGTCCGCCAGCGCCTTGCCGTGCTCCACGCGCGCGGGGTGCGGGTCCGAGGCGGCGCGGCGGGTCAGTTCGGCGACCGGGAGCGGGTGACCGGAGGCGACCAGGACCGCGTTGCCGAAGCGCCTGCCACGCAGTACGGCCGGGTCGGCGACCAGCGCCAGTTCGGGGAAGACGGCCGCGGCGGTCGAGATCTGACCGCGCAGATGGGCCAGCGGCGGGCCGTCCGCGAGGTTGGCCGCGTACAGCCCTCCGTCCTTCAGCACCCGGCGGACGTCCGCGAGGAACTCGACCGATGTCAAATGCGCGGGAGTGCGCGCCCCACTGAACACATCCGCGATAACCAGGTCCGCCCAGCCGTCCGGAACCTTCGCGAGACCCTCGCGGGCGTCCGTGGAGCGCACCCGGATGCGGGCGTTGGGATCCAAGGGCAACGCACGGCGGACGAGTTGGACGAGCGCCGCGTCGCGTTCGACGATCTGCTGGGTGGAGCGGGGGCGGGTGGCCGCGAGGTAGCGGGCGAGGGTGAACGCGCCGCCGCCGAGGTGCACGGCGTGCAGGGGCCGGCCGGGCGGGGCGGCCAGGTCGATGACGTGGCCGAGGCGCCGCTGGTACTCGAAGCTCAGATACGCCGGGTCGTCGAGGTCGACGTGCGACTGCGGGGCGCCGTCGATGAGGAGGGTCCAGGCGCGCGCCCGGTCCCGGTCGGGTATCAACTGGGCAAGCCCGCCGTCGACCGCCTCGACGACAGCCTCGGCGGCCTGCCCGCGCCGCGCATTCCGTGACCTGCCCATCCCGCCATTATCGGGGGGAACACAAAGGGCGGCCCATCGGCGGCCTCAGGGCGTCCGACCGGCTCGGAGAGTTACCGAACGCCTACCGACAGTTGTCCGCGGCCTCGATCAGCCGGGCCGCCTCCCCGAGCGCCTCTCGCAGCACCACCGGGTCCGTGGCCGGTTCCGCGTCGCCCGGAGGCAACAGCCAGCCGGTGCCCTCGACCGGGGGCCCCGGGGCGGCGAGGCCCATGCCGCGTCCGTCCGTCTGCGTACATGTGCTGCCCGGTACGTCCCACGCGTCCGCCGTGCCCGGCGGGACCAGGAAGCCGAGGGTGTCGCAGCCGTCGTCGTGAAGGACGGGCCCGACGCAGTCGCCCGCGCCGCGACGGAGGATGTCGACCGCCTCCAGTCCCTGCCGGGCCGGGACGGTCACGAGGTCGGGGGCCTGGAGCGGCGGCGCGCCGCATTCCGGGGTCGGCACATGACGCGCGGTCGACGACTGCGTACGGAACTCGGCGTTCTGCCTGGCGTGCATCCCGGCCTCCAACATGGAACCCCTCCTCGACGAATGAGTTGGGTCGGGAGTTCGGGGGGCTCCCGGTCCGCGGGGTTCAACGCGCGAGAGCGTCAACGGCTACGGCGCAACACTGCCGCAAAGGATGGCAGTTCATGGCAGATCACGCATGAGATATCCGGTTTGTAGCCAAACCTCGCATGGCAACAGCCGTGGGGCAGGTACGTTCTTGCACCGCCGGACACAGGGAACCAACTGGCACCACGCGGACAAGTCACCCTGAACCGGCATGGTTCGACGGTTCGTAAGAGAGGGCCCGGCCATGAGCTCGTCCCAGTCCCCCCGGCCACCGCGGCCGAACGTCGCCTTCCGGCGCCTGCGCGGACAGCGCTCGCCGGGCGAGTTCGCCGCGGCCGTACGGCGCGCCGCACGCGAGATCGGCGAGCGGGTCAGCTGTGACGCGCGGTACATCGGGCGCGTCGAGGCGGGCGAGATCCGGTGCCCCAACTACGCGTACGAACGGGTGTTCCTGCACATGTTCCCCGGTCGCACGCTCGCGGACCTGGGCTTCGCGCCCCGCTCCGCGGTACGCGGCCGAGGGGCGCGAGCCGCCGACGAGGCGCCTCCCCCACACACCGGCAGCCGCCCGTACGCCCCCGGTGAGACGTGGGAGGCGCACGAGACGTATGGCACCCCGGACACGCCTCACAAGCCTCACACGCCAGATACCTCGGACACCGACACCTCAGACACCTCAGACACCGACACCTCAAACACCCCGGAAACCTACGAGACGCACGAGTCGTACGGCACGCACGCGTACGACGAACAGAACCACGAGGAGAGCGACGTGCAGCGTCGCGCATTCATGACCGGCGGCACCGTCACCGTGGCGGCCGCCTCCCTGGGCCCCTTCGGGCTCACCTTCGGCGACCCGGCAGCGGCCGCCGAACGCCCCGTCCACCGCGCGGGTTCGTCCGAGGTGGGCGCGCTCGAAGAGGCCGTACGCAGGATCCGCCTGCTCGACGACCGGCACGGCGCGGACGGCCTCTACCGGCGCGCCTCGGCCCCCCTGCGCACTGCGTACGCACTGCTCGACGCGGGCACGACCCGGCAGGTGGTCGCGGACCGGCTGTACGCGGGCGCGGGCGAACTGGCCATCTCGGTGGGATGGTTGGCGCACGACTCGGGCCGCTTCGACGACGCCCGCTCGCACTACGCGGAGGCGCTGGCGACGGCCCGGATGTGCGGGGACCCGGCCCTGGAGGCGCACGCGTTCTGCAACACGGCGTTCCTCGCGCGCGACGCCGGCCGGCCGCGCGAGGCCGTACGGGCTGCACAGGCGGCCCAGCGCGCCGCGCGCCCGCTCGGCTCGCACCGCCTGATGTCGCTGCTGGCCCTACGAGAGGCAGGCGGCTGGGCGGGGCTCGCGGACCGGGCGGGTTGCGAGCAGGCACTGGCCCGGGCCCAGGCCCTGTTCGAGCGGGGACCGTCGGAGGCGGACCCCGAGTGGATGACCTTCTACGGAGAGGCCGAACTGGAGGGCCTGGAGGCGCAGTGCTGGTCGACGCTGGGCGACTGGCCGCGCGCGGCCCGCCACGCCCGGCGCGCCGCGCAGCTCCAGGACCCGCACTTCACCCGGAACATCGCCCTGTACACGGCGGAACTGGCGGACGACCTGGCGCGCGGCGGCCGCCCCGACGAGGCGGCCCTGGCCGGCCTGCGCGTCCTGGACCTGCTGGACGAGGTCCAGTCGTCCAGAATCCAGACGATGCTGGCAGGCACGGCGAGGCTGCTGCTGCCGCACAGGCGGGCGTCGGGGGTGTCGGCGTTCCTGGACCGCCACGCGTCGCTACCGCGTAGTGCTTGACCGCTCAAGGGTGGCGTTGCCCGGGGGTGGGTCGCGCGGCCCGGCGCTTACGGGGTGCCTCCCCCGAGCTCTTCGAGCAGGGGGACCCCCAGCGCCCACCCGTGCCGCCCTGGGGGTCCCCCCAGGCCCTTAAAGGCACTGGGGGAGGCAACGACTGCCCGCAGCTACGGCGCCAGGTGCCCCAGGTCGTTCCACGACTCGATCGCCGGCTCCCCGTAGGCCCACCCAAGCACCGAAAGAGACGTCGGGTTGAGACGAATACGTGCGGCGAACTCCAGCGGCAGCCCCAACCACCGCGCCCCGATGGACCGCAGAATGTGCCCGTGCGCGAACACCAGCACATCCCGCTCCGCCGCCCGCGCCCACGCGACGACCTCGTCCGCGCGCGCGGAGACCTCCGCCAGGCTCTCCCCCTCGGGGACGCCGTCGCGCCAGATGAGCCAGCCCGGCCGGACCGCCTGGATCTCGGCCGGGGTCATCCCCTCGTACGCCCCGTAGTCCCACTCCATCAACGTGTCCCAGGTGCTCGCCCGCTCACCGAACCCGGCGAGTTCGCACGTCTCACGCGCGCGTGAGAGCGGGCTCGTACGCACCTCGACGTCCGGCAGCCCCTCGAACGGCGCCCGGTGCAGCCGCTCCCCCAGGAGCTTGGCACCCCGCCGCCCCTCCTCCAGGAGCGGCACGTCGGTCCTGCCGGTGTGCTTGCCGGACAGCGACCATTCCGTCTGTCCGTGCCGGGCCAGCAGGATGCGCGGTGCCATGAGGGGCCTTTCCGGGAGAAATCAGCAAGGAAGTCACTCCATCATCGCGCACGCCCTCCGCGGGCAACCCAGAGGGCGACCCCTGCGTCTTTGAGGGCCGGGGGCGCCCCACGGAAGCGGGCGCATACACCGTAAAGTGACACGACCGGGCCACGGGGCCGCTGAGCGAAGGGGGAGGGCGAATCGGATGCCGCAGGCCGAGAAACCAGGCACCGGGGTGAGCCCGCTGACCCGGCTGCGGTGGTGGACCGAGCTGCCGTTGATCCTGCTGGTGTACGTCTCGTACTCCGCGGGCCGGCTCCTCGCCCGGGGCGACGTCTCCAGCGCCGTCGACCACGGCCTGGCGATCCTGCGCCTGGAGAAGGCGCTGCACATCAACGCCGAGCACCCGCTGAACCGTCTCTTCACCCGCGAGGCATGGCTCGGCATACCGGCCGACTTCTGGTACGCGTCGCTGCACTACCTGGTGACGCCGGCGCTCCTCGTGTGGCTCTTCAAACGCCGCGCGGCCCACTACCGGGCGGCCCGCACCTGGCTGATGACGTCCACGTTCATCGGCCTGATCGGCTTCACCCTGCTGCCGACCTGCCCGCCCCGCCTGCTCTCCGCGGGCCACGGCTTCGTCGACACCATGGCCCAGTACAGCTCGTACGGCTGGTGGGGCGGCGAGGCGAGCGCGCCGCGGGGTCTGGGCGGTATGACGAACCAGTACGCGGCGATGCCGAGCCTGCACGTCGGCTGGGCGCTGTGGTGCGGAGTGATGCTGTGGCTGTACGGCGGCGCGCGCTGGACCAAGGCCGCGGGTGTCGCGTATGCGCTGCTGACCGCCGTCGTCGTGATGGGCACCGCGAACCACTACCTCCTGGACGCGGTCGCGGGCGCCGTCGTCATGGGCGTCGGCTTCCTGCTGGCCCGGCCGGTGATGCGGGCGGCGGACGCGGTCAGGGCCCGGCTGGGCGTGCGGTCGGCGGCCGTCCCGGAGACCTCGGGGACCGCAGGTTCCCCAATTGTCAGTGGCGGGTGCCAGACTTCGACGGGTGAGCGAATTCCCCGACAGCGCAACTCCCGCCGCGGGCAGGGAGTCGAGCCGGGTGCCTCTCCCGCGGACGCGGGGGACGGCGCTGCGGCAGCGGCTCGCTGAGCTGCGCGGCCCGTCCGTACCGCCCAAGGCGCTCGACGCGCGCGCTCTCGCCGCGCTCGCCGCGAACCCGGGGTGCCGACGGCGCGCGCTCCTGGACGGCGCGGGGGTGAACAAGGCGGCGCTGGCCGACGCGCTGGGCGCGCCGTCGGCGTTCGGACAGTCGCAGTTCGCCTTCATGCGGGGCAACGCGTTCGAGGCGCGGGTCAAGGCGGACGGCGGCGCGGAGCTGCTGCGGCTGGTGCACCAGAAGCTGGACCCGACCGCCGAGGCTCCCGAAGAACCCCTCGTTCCCGACCTCACCGCCGTCGGCCCTCAGGGGCGTGCCACGCGTACGGAGCTGGCGTTGCGCGAGGCGGGCGAGGCGCGCACCTGGGCGCTGCTCGACCACCCCATGCTCGCCCTCGACGTCGCGGGCTCCCCCGCGTTCCTGGAGCCGGACGCGGTGGTGGTGCACCCGGACGGCAGCTGGACGGTCGTGGAGATCAAGTCCTTCCCGATGCTGGACGGCTCGGCGGACCCGGCGAAGGTGGGGGCGGCCGCGCGGCAGGCCGCGGTGTACGTGCTGGCGCTGGAGGAGGTCGCCGCCCGCCTCTCCCAGGACAGCGCCCCCGCGCCCCTCAGCGCGGAGCCGGAGGGGCGCGGCGCAAAGAATCACGTGCGCCACCGGATCCTGTTGGTGTGCCCCAAGGACTTCTCCAACCTGCCGGCCGCGTCCCCCGTCGACATCCGCAAGCAGCGCGCGGTCACCCGGCGCCAGCTGGCGCGTCTCACCCGTATCGAGGAGATCGCGGACACCCTCCCCGAGGGCACGTGCTTCGCGCCCGACCTCCCCCAGCAGGAGCTGACGGCCGCCGTCGAGTCGGTCCCGGCGACCTATGCGCCCGAGTGCCTCGCCGCCTGTGAACTGGCCTTCCACTGCCGCGACCGCTCCCGCGCGCAGGGCGCGGTGACATCCCTGGGGCGGTCGCTGCGGGCCGAGCTGGGCGGCCTGACGACGGTGGACGACGTTCTGGCGGCCGCCCACGGCACGACCGGGGACCCGGACGACCCCGCGGTGGCGGCACTCCGCAGGGCGGCCGAGCTGCGGGCGGAGGCACTCGCCTGCCGGGAGGACGCCGTATGTCGCTGATCGCCACGCTCTCCCGCCTGGAGGCCGTGCGGTCCGGCCGCGCGCAGCCCATCGCCACCGTCCGGCACCGGCACGTGTCCGAGCGGCCCCTCGTCTTCGTGCCGCTCATCACCGCCGGCGAGGCGGGAGCACCGCTCGGGGCGCTCGTCGGCACCGACCGGGACGCGCCCCGGCTGCTCGTGGTGCCGCAGCCGCGCGACCGCGACCTGAGGTTCGCGTTCCTCGCCGACCTCGCGGACGTCGTCCTGCCGTACCTCGACGCGTACGCCGAAGCGGTGGAGCCCGCCGAGCGCACCGAGACCGACCCGGAGACCGGCAAGCGGGTCAAGGTCGAGGTCGACCTGTGCGCGGACGCCCCGCAGTTGATCGTGCCGAGCCGGGCGGGCATCGACTTCGTACGGCTGCTCGGGCGCTCCATGCGCTTCCGCCGCACCGCCGAGCAGGACCCGGAAACTCCGCATCCGGCGCCCCCGCGGGTGCCGCTCCTCGGCCGCTGGCTCACCCACTTCGGGGAGCGGGCCCGGGTCCCCGGCTCCTCGCTGCTGCAGGCCCTGACCGAAGTGCTGACGCGGCACTGGGCGACCGGGCAGTCCTCCCTGGAGGACCAGCACCTGGGCGCGCTGCTGGCCTGGATCGACCCGCCGGAGGGCACCTCGGGCGCGGACGCGGCGCTGCGGGCCGAGCTGGCGCGGGACGCGGACGGCCAGTTGCTGTGCCCGCCGGCCGGACCCGCCACCGACCCGGCCTTCGACAACAAGCTCCTCGCCCCGGCCATCGAGCGCTACGACCGCGCGCGGACCCGGCTCGCCGCCGCCGAGGACGGCGTGGAGGCGGACGACCGGTTCGGTGAACTCACCGCCGCCGAACGGGAGATCCGTGCCCTCGTCGAGAGCCGTACGCGCCCGACCTGGGACGCGGTCTGGCGCGGGCTCGACCTGCTGCGCGCGCTGCCGGAGGGGGCGCACGTCGCGGACCGGTGGACGCGTGACCGCTGGTCGTTCACCGGCCACCGGGACCGGGTCGCCGCCGGGGAGCCGCCGCAGCCACGCCGCGACGACGCGGTCACCGCGGCGAACAAGCTCGCCACGCGCGAGCGGGAACAGGCCCGCCTCGATGCCCAGGAGGCGCTCGACGACCCGCTCGTCATGGCGGGGCGGCGGCTCGGCGGGGAGGCGTTCGCGGGTGAGGTCACGGATGTCGTGATGACGTACAGCGAGGGCAAGCGGCCTAGCCCGCGCCCGCTGGTGACCGTACGGACGGAGGACCGGCCGCATCTCGGGGAGCGTACGAAGGTGTACCGGTCACTGGGCGGCAAGCCGCAGGCGGCCGAGTTCGTGGGGGACGAGGGCGACGGCCTGGTGGTCCTGCGCATCGTCGACAAGATGGGCCGCGGCAAGGAGCCGGAGGCCGGGTCCGTGCCCGAGAAGGGCGACCGCGTCTGTTTCACGCTCTTCGAGCACGAGCAGCGCGGCGGGGCGAAGCTGCCCGAACCGGAGGAGACGCCGTGGACGCACGGCGGGCCGCCGGGCGAGTCCGACGCAGTACCGCAGCCCGATCCGGTGACCGAGGAGGACGTCCTTTGACCGTGTTCGCCCCGCCCGGCAAGGCCTTCGATCCGGGGGCCGCGGCCACCCGGGCCACCGAGGCGATCCTGCGCGACACGCTGCACGGAGCGCACCGTGGGGTCGTCGTCGACTCGCCGCCGGGCGCCGGAAAGTCGACGCTCGTCGTGCGGGCCGCGCTGGAACTCGCGTCCGCCGGGCGGCCCCTGATGGTGATCGCACAGACGAACGCGCAGGTCGACGATCTGGTGGTGCGGCTGGCGGAGAAGGATCCCGACGTTCCGGTCGGCCGGCTGCACAGCAGCGACCCGGACCCGTACGACAAGGCGCTCGACGACCTGCCGAATGTGCGGAAGTCGACGAAGGCGGGGGACCTGGCCGGCCTGGACGTCGTCATCTCGACCGCCGCCAAGTGGGCGCATGTCAAGGACGTGGAGCCGTGGCGGCACGCGATCGTCGACGAGGCGTACCAGATGCGCTCGGACGCGCTGCTGGCGGTGGCGGGCCTGTTCGAACGGGCGCTGTTCGTCGGCGACCCGGGGCAGCTGGACCCGTTCGCGATCGTGGGGGCGGAGCAGTGGGCCGGGCTGTCGTACGACCCGTCCGCCTCCGCGGTGACGACGCTCCTGGCCCACAACCCCGAGCTGCCGCAGCACCGGCTGCCGGTGTCGTGGCGGCTGCCGGCGTCGGCGGCGCCGCTGGTGTCGGACGCGTTCTACCCGTTCACGCCGTTCCGCAGCGGTACGGGGCACGGGGACCGGCGGCTCACGTTCGGGGTGGCCTCGGACGGCTCGGGTGCCGACCGGGTGATCGACGAGGCGGCGGAGACGGGCTGGGGACTGCTGGAGCTGCCCGCCCGGCACACCCCGCGCACTGATCCGGAGGCGGTGCGGGCGGTGGCGACGGTCGTGCGGCGGCTGCTGGACCGGGGCGGGGCGGCGGTCTCGGAGCAGGCGGAGGAGCCGGTGCCGCTGACGGCTGACCGGATCGCCGTCGGCACGGCGCACCGGGACCAGGCGGCGGCGGTGCGCTCCGCGCTGGCGGACCTCGGGGTGACGGACGTGACGGTGGACACGGCCAACCGGCTCCAGGGCCGGGA
The Streptomyces sp. CGMCC 4.7035 DNA segment above includes these coding regions:
- a CDS encoding sensor histidine kinase, with product MRWALVKVCVAVTTMVVVAFAVPLGLVIKEMARDRAFSNAEREAAAIAPALSITTERDELERVVASAGPDDGIAVHIPAGDGTKAVDIGRRRAADKDIATTRRLGRASTAEVPGGSTLLQPTALSSGAIAVVEVYVPESEVTNGVGTAWAVLAAVGVALVIGSVAVADRLGVRMVQPAQRLVEGAHELGEGQLGARVPEEGPTELRLAAVAFNSMADQVVQLLANERELAADLSHRLRTPLTVLRLNAASLGDGPAAEQTREAVAQLEREVDTIIRTAREAKPQTAAAGPGAGCDAAEVVRERMEFWSALAEDEGRKWRVAGADRPVRIPVARADLAAALDALLGNVFRHTPEGTAFAVDVHNGEDAVIVLVSDAGPGILDAEAAMARGRGSGSDGSTGLGLDIVRRLAESTGGDVRIGSSVLGGTEVRIWIQLDGRAPVRRGHRVRRRRTGKLVSTFNRPRSLP
- a CDS encoding response regulator transcription factor, encoding MASVLVVEDDQFVRSALIRHLTEAGHTVRSVGTALEALREVAHLSFDVVILDLGLPDLDGSEALKMLRGITEVPVIIATARDDETEIVRLLNAGADDYLTKPFSVEHLSARIAAVLRRSRAAAADTAPPSVLRVGGLAIDPLRRHAELDGVRLELTRREFDLLAFLAGRPGVVVPRRELLAEVWQQSYGDDQTIDVHLSWLRRKLGETAARPRYLHTLRGVGVKLEPPRTEPLP
- a CDS encoding spermidine synthase, yielding MGRSRNARRGQAAEAVVEAVDGGLAQLIPDRDRARAWTLLIDGAPQSHVDLDDPAYLSFEYQRRLGHVIDLAAPPGRPLHAVHLGGGAFTLARYLAATRPRSTQQIVERDAALVQLVRRALPLDPNARIRVRSTDAREGLAKVPDGWADLVIADVFSGARTPAHLTSVEFLADVRRVLKDGGLYAANLADGPPLAHLRGQISTAAAVFPELALVADPAVLRGRRFGNAVLVASGHPLPVAELTRRAASDPHPARVEHGKALADYTGGAAAVTDAAAVASPAPPPSVFR
- a CDS encoding ATP-binding protein, with product MSSSQSPRPPRPNVAFRRLRGQRSPGEFAAAVRRAAREIGERVSCDARYIGRVEAGEIRCPNYAYERVFLHMFPGRTLADLGFAPRSAVRGRGARAADEAPPPHTGSRPYAPGETWEAHETYGTPDTPHKPHTPDTSDTDTSDTSDTDTSNTPETYETHESYGTHAYDEQNHEESDVQRRAFMTGGTVTVAAASLGPFGLTFGDPAAAAERPVHRAGSSEVGALEEAVRRIRLLDDRHGADGLYRRASAPLRTAYALLDAGTTRQVVADRLYAGAGELAISVGWLAHDSGRFDDARSHYAEALATARMCGDPALEAHAFCNTAFLARDAGRPREAVRAAQAAQRAARPLGSHRLMSLLALREAGGWAGLADRAGCEQALARAQALFERGPSEADPEWMTFYGEAELEGLEAQCWSTLGDWPRAARHARRAAQLQDPHFTRNIALYTAELADDLARGGRPDEAALAGLRVLDLLDEVQSSRIQTMLAGTARLLLPHRRASGVSAFLDRHASLPRSA
- a CDS encoding histidine phosphatase family protein, producing the protein MAPRILLARHGQTEWSLSGKHTGRTDVPLLEEGRRGAKLLGERLHRAPFEGLPDVEVRTSPLSRARETCELAGFGERASTWDTLMEWDYGAYEGMTPAEIQAVRPGWLIWRDGVPEGESLAEVSARADEVVAWARAAERDVLVFAHGHILRSIGARWLGLPLEFAARIRLNPTSLSVLGWAYGEPAIESWNDLGHLAP
- a CDS encoding phosphatase PAP2 family protein gives rise to the protein MPQAEKPGTGVSPLTRLRWWTELPLILLVYVSYSAGRLLARGDVSSAVDHGLAILRLEKALHINAEHPLNRLFTREAWLGIPADFWYASLHYLVTPALLVWLFKRRAAHYRAARTWLMTSTFIGLIGFTLLPTCPPRLLSAGHGFVDTMAQYSSYGWWGGEASAPRGLGGMTNQYAAMPSLHVGWALWCGVMLWLYGGARWTKAAGVAYALLTAVVVMGTANHYLLDAVAGAVVMGVGFLLARPVMRAADAVRARLGVRSAAVPETSGTAGSPIVSGGCQTSTGERIPRQRNSRRGQGVEPGASPADAGDGAAAAAR
- a CDS encoding AAA domain-containing protein, producing MTVFAPPGKAFDPGAAATRATEAILRDTLHGAHRGVVVDSPPGAGKSTLVVRAALELASAGRPLMVIAQTNAQVDDLVVRLAEKDPDVPVGRLHSSDPDPYDKALDDLPNVRKSTKAGDLAGLDVVISTAAKWAHVKDVEPWRHAIVDEAYQMRSDALLAVAGLFERALFVGDPGQLDPFAIVGAEQWAGLSYDPSASAVTTLLAHNPELPQHRLPVSWRLPASAAPLVSDAFYPFTPFRSGTGHGDRRLTFGVASDGSGADRVIDEAAETGWGLLELPARHTPRTDPEAVRAVATVVRRLLDRGGAAVSEQAEEPVPLTADRIAVGTAHRDQAAAVRSALADLGVTDVTVDTANRLQGREFDVTVVLHPLSGRPDATAFHLETGRLCVLASRHRHACIVVCRAGVTELLDDHPSSEPVQLGVTVKFPDGWEANHAVLAHLSEHRVAWRP